In Rhipicephalus microplus isolate Deutch F79 chromosome 7, USDA_Rmic, whole genome shotgun sequence, one genomic interval encodes:
- the LOC142767474 gene encoding uncharacterized protein LOC142767474 isoform X3, translating into MPLLLRILRIQLGIRQQQREVLQEVRQLKHEVRLLSVPQHAQPAQRPSDLPRLPAGTIGDVEAAEAAVQSKAVAVALRKHLLQIGGRGLREIGVNAMKAVLAHDVQVLYSLHGRKGKRAFVNLRLCRLVTDVICQKAGCDQAEALNFIKRWLPGSGDRCGGRKRRFRETFVVEQPDDPHSQSADYRLLAAAGFLPSHSSQGLDSTTVTVSPTQPDLQ; encoded by the exons ctctattgctacggatcctgcggatccaacttggcatccgacagcaacaaagagaggttctgcaggaggtgcgacagctgaagcacgaggtacggctcttgtccgtgcctcagcacgcccagccagcacagcgcccctctgaccttccccggctgcctgctggtacaattggagacgtggaggcagcagaggcagctgtgcagagtaaagctgtggctgtggctttg cgcaagcacctcctgcagattgggggacgtggcctccgagaaattggtgtgaatgccatgaaggctgtgttggcacatgacgtgcaagtgctgtacagccttcatggcagaaaagggaaaagggcctttgtgaacctgaggctctgtagattagtgacag atgtcatctgccaaaaagcagggtgcgaccaggcggaggccctcaactttattaagaggtggctgccagggtctggtgatcgctgtgggggcaggaagcggcgcttcagagaaacatttgttgtggagcagcccgatgatccccactctcagagtgcagattatcggctgctcgcggcagctggcttcctgcccagccacagcagccagggccttgacagcaccactgtcactgtgtccccaacgcaacctgacctgcagtag